The following coding sequences lie in one Myxococcaceae bacterium JPH2 genomic window:
- a CDS encoding HAD family hydrolase yields the protein MHLRAVLFDLDGTLVDSLGDIAWAMNRALAHHGLPIHPEPAYLRFVGEGVKQLVRRAVPEGREELHAPVLATYHAEYDGHLFDRTQPYPGVHAMLTALARDGVRLGVLSNKSDDFVKRLVERLLPGVGFAAVYGERVGVPRKPDPTAALALAEELGARPADCGFVGDTPIDMDTASAAGMFSVGVTWGFRTEAELRAHGARAVVSTAEGLLAALRTARS from the coding sequence ATGCACCTGCGCGCCGTCCTCTTCGACCTCGACGGGACGCTGGTGGACTCGCTCGGAGACATCGCCTGGGCGATGAACCGCGCGCTCGCCCACCACGGCCTGCCCATCCACCCCGAGCCGGCCTACCTGCGCTTCGTGGGCGAGGGCGTGAAGCAGCTCGTCCGCCGGGCGGTGCCCGAGGGCCGCGAGGAGTTGCACGCGCCTGTCCTCGCCACCTACCACGCGGAATACGATGGCCACCTGTTCGACCGGACCCAGCCGTACCCGGGCGTGCACGCGATGCTCACCGCGCTGGCGCGGGATGGCGTGCGCCTGGGCGTGCTGAGCAACAAGTCGGATGACTTCGTGAAGCGGCTGGTGGAGCGGCTGCTGCCTGGCGTGGGCTTCGCCGCTGTCTACGGCGAGCGGGTGGGCGTGCCGCGCAAGCCGGACCCCACGGCCGCGCTGGCGCTGGCCGAGGAGCTGGGCGCGCGGCCCGCGGACTGCGGCTTCGTGGGGGACACGCCCATCGACATGGACACCGCGAGCGCGGCGGGCATGTTCTCCGTGGGCGTCACGTGGGGCTTTCGCACCGAGGCGGAGCTGCGCGCCCATGGTGCCCGTGCGGTGGTCTCCACCGCGGAAGGGCTCCTGGCGGCGCTGCGCACGGCCAGGAGCTGA
- a CDS encoding acyl-CoA desaturase codes for MTTPARVTFAHGDATHFGEEVKRRVAEYFESRNLSQKANTAMVVKSFVLLGLTFGTYGLLLTNAFGPWAMLGMAVVMGVGIAGLGFSVAHDGLHGAYSDNPRVNLAAGLVFDLLGANGYMWKLTHNVIHHTYTNLIGVDEDLTVSPQLRLSPHAEWKPYHRAQHLYAFFAYGLSTIFWVFVKDYKYFLAKDLGPYKGKKHPASEWAILFAMKAVYYTWSLVVPVLVLDVTWWQFLIGLLAMHLTAGGILGIVFQLAHVVEETRHPLPDASGKVENTWMVHQLQTTSNFARKNKLLSWYVGGLNFQIEHHLFPKVCSVHYPAISEIVRETALKHGLTYPEAETFLDAVGSHYRTLRELGKRPSPAPERVNIAMAA; via the coding sequence GTGACCACCCCTGCCCGCGTGACCTTTGCCCACGGCGACGCCACTCACTTCGGAGAGGAGGTGAAGCGCCGCGTCGCGGAGTACTTCGAGAGTCGGAACCTGTCGCAGAAGGCCAACACCGCCATGGTGGTGAAGTCCTTCGTGCTGTTGGGCCTGACCTTCGGGACCTACGGCCTCCTGCTCACGAACGCCTTTGGCCCCTGGGCAATGCTTGGCATGGCCGTGGTGATGGGCGTGGGCATCGCGGGATTGGGCTTCTCCGTGGCCCATGACGGCCTCCACGGGGCCTACAGCGACAACCCCCGGGTGAACCTGGCCGCCGGGCTCGTGTTCGATTTGCTCGGCGCCAATGGGTACATGTGGAAGCTGACCCACAATGTCATCCACCATACCTATACAAATCTGATCGGCGTGGACGAGGACCTGACGGTCAGCCCGCAGCTGCGATTGTCACCGCATGCGGAGTGGAAGCCGTACCACCGCGCGCAGCACCTGTACGCGTTCTTCGCCTACGGCCTGTCGACCATCTTCTGGGTCTTCGTGAAGGACTACAAATACTTCCTCGCCAAGGACCTGGGCCCCTACAAGGGCAAGAAGCACCCGGCTTCCGAGTGGGCCATCCTCTTCGCGATGAAGGCCGTGTACTACACGTGGTCCCTGGTGGTGCCGGTGCTGGTGCTGGACGTCACCTGGTGGCAGTTCCTCATTGGCCTGCTGGCCATGCACCTGACGGCGGGGGGCATCCTGGGCATCGTCTTCCAGCTCGCGCACGTGGTGGAGGAGACGCGCCACCCGCTGCCGGATGCGAGCGGCAAGGTGGAGAACACCTGGATGGTGCACCAGCTCCAGACGACGTCGAACTTCGCCCGGAAGAACAAGCTGCTCAGCTGGTACGTGGGCGGGCTCAACTTCCAGATCGAGCACCACCTGTTCCCCAAGGTGTGCAGCGTGCACTACCCGGCCATCAGCGAGATCGTGCGGGAGACGGCCCTGAAGCACGGGCTCACCTACCCCGAGGCCGAGACCTTCCTGGACGCGGTCGGTTCCCACTACCGCACGCTGCGCGAGCTCGGGAAGCGGCCCTCGCCGGCTCCTGAGCGCGTGAACATCGCGATGGCGGCCTAG